The Natrinema saccharevitans genome includes the window GACCTCACCGCCGGCGAGAAGTTGCTGCGCAAGCTCTGGAACGCCTCGAAGCTCGTCGACACGCTCGCGCCGCGCGAGCCCGAGGAGCCCGCCGACCTCGAGGCGATCGACCGCTGGCTGCTGGCGGAACTCGACGACGCCGTCGCGGATCTGACCGCCCACTTCGAGGACTACGAGTTCGCGAAGGCCCGCGACCGCCTGCGGACCTTCTTCTGGAGTACCTTCTGTGACGACTACCTCGAGATCGCGAAAACGCGGGAGGAAAACCCCTCGACGCAGTACGCGCTGCGGACGGCCCACCGGACCTTCCTCGAACTCTGGGCGCCGTTCCTGCCCCACGCGACCGAGGAGATCTGGCAGGCCGTCTACGCGGACGGCGAGGCGGCCCTCGAGGACAGCAGCATTCACGTCCGCGACTGGCCCGACCCGCAGGAGTACGAGGCCGACCTCGAGGCCGGCGAGACTGCCATGGAGGTCATCTCCGCGCTGCGCCGGTACAAGAGCGAGAACCAGCTGCCGCTGAACGCCGACCTCGAGTCGGTGTCGGTCTACGGCCCGGTCGACGGCTTCGAGGACGCGATCCGGAACGTGATGCACGTGCGGGATCTCACGCTCCTCGAGGACGAGCCCGAGATCTCGACCGAGGTCGCCGAAATCGACCTCGATTACTCGACGCTCGGGCCGAAGTTCGGCTCGAAGGTCGGCGAGATCGACGCCGGCATCGAGAGCGGTGAGTACGAGATCGACGACGAGGACGGCGTCCTACGGGTCGCCGGCGAAGACCTCGAGGACGACCTCTTCGAGGTCGAACTCGAGCGGACCTACTCGGGCGACGGCGAGATGATCGAGACCGAGTCGGCGGTCGTCATCCTCGAGTAGCGCCGTCGTCCACCGATTCGTCTTCTCGCGGACGCGAGCGCCGTTCGCGACCGCTACCCGTTCGCGGCCTGCGGTCGCTCGAGTTTCCTGACCCGAATCGCGAGCGCGAGAAACAGCGCCAGCAGGACGAACGTGACCTCGCCGGCGGCGATCACGCCCAGCGCGTCGGCCTCGAGGAACATCGCTGCGTCGCGGTCGACGGGGATAATCGTGTGGTGGGGCTCCCCGACGATCGGGACGAAGTAGTCGACGATCAGGTTGCTCCAGTACCAGACGGCGGCGACGCCGACGGCCCACACCGGGAAGTCGGTGATCCGGTAGAGGACGAAGGCCTGGACGACCATCGCGAGGTGGCTCCAGAAGAGGAAGTGGTACATCCACACGGGGAGGTACGCGTAGGAATCGGCGAAGGCGAGCAGCGTGTACGGCGTCCACAGGCCCAACACGACGTTGCCGAAGAACGCCAGCGCGGTCAGCCACGGCTGCTCGCGACCCAACTTCCAGGCGGCGATCGCCAGCGCGATAAACAGCGTCGCGAGCGGGCTGTCGGGCACCCAGGGCCACAGCGCTGTCGCGGTCCCGGCGAACTGTCCCGAGTAGTACCAGAAGCCGAAGGCAGTCCCCGCGAGGTTGATCGCGACGACCAGCCACGCAAAGCGCAGGCCGAGGTCCTCGAGCGCTCTGGGCACCGGCGTGAGATAGGCCGGCAGCGACTCGTCGTCCGCGCGTCCGCGCTCCGCCGTCCGAGTCGACGCG containing:
- a CDS encoding DUF1405 domain-containing protein produces the protein MTASTRTAERGRADDESLPAYLTPVPRALEDLGLRFAWLVVAINLAGTAFGFWYYSGQFAGTATALWPWVPDSPLATLFIALAIAAWKLGREQPWLTALAFFGNVVLGLWTPYTLLAFADSYAYLPVWMYHFLFWSHLAMVVQAFVLYRITDFPVWAVGVAAVWYWSNLIVDYFVPIVGEPHHTIIPVDRDAAMFLEADALGVIAAGEVTFVLLALFLALAIRVRKLERPQAANG